The following coding sequences are from one Shewanella putrefaciens window:
- a CDS encoding CPXCG motif-containing cysteine-rich protein has product MRIMNKVIACPHCGHHQHISIDASSGDQDYYDDCRICCNPIHLRLHIDELRRTIELYVDSDDEQIY; this is encoded by the coding sequence ATGAGGATCATGAATAAGGTTATCGCCTGTCCACACTGCGGGCATCATCAACATATCAGTATCGATGCCAGCAGTGGTGATCAAGATTATTACGATGATTGTCGAATTTGCTGTAATCCAATCCATTTACGCTTACATATAGATGAGTTGCGGCGCACGATTGAGTTATACGTAGACTCAGATGATGAGCAAATTTATTAA
- a CDS encoding riboflavin synthase, whose product MFTGIVQATCEVVAIHKKDGLNTLEVAFKPDLHEGLAIGASVANNGVCLTVTQVVDDRVFFDVVEETLRLTNLANLSVGQYVNVERSLTFGSEIGGHILSGHIHTKAKVTNISHTEQHYDLTLSIEPKWMDYIFYKGFVGVNGCSLTVGEVTETSFMLHLIPETLKLTNLGQCKVGDELNIEIDSQTQVIVDTVERVLAKRLSEYSLNN is encoded by the coding sequence ATGTTTACAGGTATAGTTCAAGCCACCTGCGAGGTGGTTGCAATACATAAGAAAGATGGCCTAAATACCCTTGAGGTAGCGTTTAAACCTGATTTGCATGAGGGACTTGCGATTGGTGCAAGTGTGGCAAATAACGGGGTATGTCTTACAGTGACTCAGGTGGTTGATGATAGGGTATTTTTCGACGTAGTGGAAGAGACATTACGACTGACGAATCTCGCTAATTTGTCTGTAGGTCAATACGTTAATGTTGAACGCTCGTTAACTTTTGGTAGTGAAATTGGAGGGCATATTCTTTCTGGCCATATCCATACAAAGGCTAAAGTTACCAATATTAGCCACACAGAACAGCATTACGATTTGACATTGAGTATTGAACCTAAATGGATGGACTATATATTTTATAAAGGATTTGTAGGTGTAAATGGTTGCAGCCTAACGGTGGGTGAGGTGACAGAGACAAGTTTTATGTTGCACTTAATTCCAGAAACACTCAAGCTCACCAATTTAGGTCAGTGCAAGGTAGGTGATGAATTGAATATTGAAATCGACAGTCAAACGCAAGTCATCGTCGACACTGTCGAGCGTGTACTGGCCAAACGCTTGAGCGAGTATTCATTAAATAATTAA
- a CDS encoding MATE family efflux transporter, whose amino-acid sequence MKHSGFQAKRLIQLALPVFIAQVTQTMMGFIDTVMAGRVSAVDMAAVAVGTSLWLPAILFVQGLLMAFTPLFAHFNGANNQKAIQPLAFQGAYLAIIGGIGVMIFLASAPFVLGHMDLEPELYRLTIGYIDGILWGAPAFVLYQVLRGCSEGISYTLPTMVIGFVGLAVNIPANYIFIYGHFGVPAMGGAGCGVATALVFWAMLIAMTIYMQFHRKFAALAPFSKFHRPEFKTMKKMTKLGMPIAMALFFEVSLFAIIALLLAPLGATVVASHQIALNFSAIVFMLPLSIGIAVSIRIGYYLGRDRSDISAVVAKVGLWLALSLALSTAVLTVLFRFQIAELYNNDPDVVVLAGSLMLMAALYQLSDSVQVVAAGALRGYKDTRSAFYITLFSYWGIGMTLGYTLAYTDYIVPAMGAHGFWTGLIAGLTSAALLFFIRLRYIQKHGVHLSLIEGDSAHH is encoded by the coding sequence ATGAAACATTCAGGCTTCCAAGCCAAACGCTTAATCCAACTTGCACTGCCAGTGTTCATCGCCCAAGTCACCCAGACAATGATGGGATTTATCGATACTGTTATGGCGGGACGAGTCAGTGCCGTTGATATGGCGGCTGTGGCCGTAGGAACCAGCCTTTGGCTGCCCGCTATTTTATTTGTTCAAGGTTTACTGATGGCTTTTACCCCCTTATTTGCCCATTTTAATGGTGCAAATAATCAAAAAGCGATTCAACCTTTAGCCTTTCAAGGGGCCTATCTTGCCATCATTGGCGGCATTGGGGTGATGATTTTCCTCGCATCGGCACCTTTTGTACTTGGCCATATGGACTTAGAACCTGAATTGTACCGCTTAACCATAGGTTATATCGACGGTATTTTATGGGGTGCACCGGCATTTGTGTTATATCAAGTATTAAGAGGCTGTAGCGAAGGGATCTCATACACTTTACCGACAATGGTTATTGGGTTTGTCGGATTAGCCGTCAATATCCCTGCCAATTACATTTTTATTTATGGTCACTTTGGCGTTCCTGCAATGGGCGGTGCGGGTTGCGGGGTTGCAACGGCCTTGGTTTTTTGGGCAATGCTGATTGCAATGACTATTTATATGCAATTTCACCGCAAATTTGCCGCACTTGCTCCTTTCAGTAAATTTCATCGACCAGAGTTTAAAACGATGAAAAAAATGACGAAGCTCGGCATGCCAATAGCTATGGCGCTGTTTTTTGAAGTGAGTTTATTTGCAATCATTGCATTGCTTCTGGCGCCTTTAGGTGCCACTGTTGTAGCTAGTCACCAAATTGCCCTCAACTTCTCCGCAATTGTTTTTATGCTGCCTTTATCTATTGGTATCGCAGTTTCGATCAGAATTGGTTATTACTTAGGCCGAGATCGTAGCGATATTTCTGCCGTTGTGGCCAAAGTGGGGTTATGGCTAGCGCTGTCTCTCGCTCTTTCCACTGCGGTGTTAACGGTACTATTTAGATTCCAGATTGCCGAACTCTATAACAATGACCCGGATGTCGTTGTGTTAGCTGGTAGTTTGATGTTGATGGCCGCGTTATATCAATTATCGGATTCAGTCCAAGTTGTTGCGGCGGGCGCCCTACGGGGCTATAAAGATACTCGTAGTGCTTTTTATATCACGCTCTTCTCCTACTGGGGGATTGGCATGACACTAGGCTATACCTTGGCTTATACGGATTATATTGTGCCAGCTATGGGCGCCCACGGATTTTGGACTGGACTTATCGCAGGACTGACCTCGGCAGCGCTGCTGTTTTTTATACGCTTACGCTATATCCAAAAGCATGGAGTACATTTAAGCCTTATTGAAGGTGATAGCGCACACCATTAA
- the eco gene encoding serine protease inhibitor ecotin has protein sequence MKLTHLLNAAMVPLTFALLSFNAAAVSPPNQTGLNAPMISVMSFTSKNYTQQEATKMFPVPNVGMVQHILTLPKLENEEDYMLEVQIGQTQLIDCNKHSLNGELKEHSVQGWGYNYYQVDEVSEGPSTMMACFELAKKEAFVRIPGELTMRYDSRLPKIFYLPEGTELRFRTWKVDSAFQYAK, from the coding sequence ATGAAATTGACTCATCTACTTAATGCTGCGATGGTGCCTCTTACTTTTGCATTGTTATCTTTTAACGCTGCTGCGGTGAGTCCACCCAATCAAACAGGATTAAATGCACCTATGATCAGCGTGATGAGTTTCACATCAAAAAATTACACGCAGCAAGAAGCCACTAAAATGTTCCCTGTACCTAATGTAGGCATGGTGCAACATATTCTTACACTACCTAAGTTAGAGAATGAAGAAGACTATATGCTTGAAGTCCAAATAGGCCAGACTCAACTCATCGACTGTAACAAACACAGTTTAAACGGCGAGCTGAAAGAACATTCAGTACAGGGATGGGGTTACAACTATTATCAAGTGGATGAGGTCTCAGAAGGTCCAAGCACCATGATGGCTTGCTTTGAACTTGCTAAAAAAGAAGCTTTTGTACGCATTCCTGGTGAGTTAACAATGCGTTACGATAGCCGTTTACCTAAAATATTTTACCTACCAGAAGGCACTGAATTACGTTTTAGAACGTGGAAAGTAGATTCTGCCTTTCAGTATGCTAAATAA
- a CDS encoding RecQ family ATP-dependent DNA helicase: MFHSTPEKPLADKADSYSTLLQQQFGFSAFRNGQYQTISQLLAGQSSLAIFPTGSGKSLCYQFTALQLPHLTLVVSPLLALMKDQLEFLQAKGIAAASIDSTLNAEQTKQVMMDARSGKLNILMVSVERFKNERFRQFIQSVAISMLVIDEAHCISEWGHNFRPDYLKLPDYRRELGIPLVLLLTATATRKVKLDMAARFDIAPKHIVQTGFYRPNLDLCVIPVLSQEKNALLYRQVRQYAGAGIVYVTLQHTAEQVADLLTQEGILARAYHAGFDDVKRQQVQHDFMQDKVQVVVATIAFGMGIDKSNIRFVIHYDLPKSIENYSQEIGRAGRDGQHSHCVTLANLDGMNTVENFVYGDTPERSGIELIIENIKQEQHQGRWEHQLNTLSSISNIRQLPLKTLLVQLEIQGVIKPLYAYYADVTYRFIKDKSEILSAFNPERQAFLSQIFTHTHMKRVWGVLDVDALYSATGAERSKVLTALEYLADKQWIELETKKITDVYQVNNTILAQISLVDNLHQYFVEKEHKEILRIGQLVRFFELDTCLSYNLSRYFDDQNTPQYCGHCSVCRGNVAKLTYSADPVWPDESQIRADLFELQTHVKMKGILSLSLDTQCRFLAGMMVPLFSRLQIRKLKGFGRCEKLRYAEIKQKVTSLLAG, from the coding sequence ATGTTTCACTCAACCCCAGAAAAGCCTCTTGCAGATAAGGCTGACAGTTATAGCACTTTATTGCAGCAACAATTTGGTTTTTCAGCCTTTAGGAATGGTCAATACCAAACGATTTCGCAGCTATTAGCAGGACAATCTAGCCTCGCCATTTTTCCGACTGGATCAGGTAAGTCCTTGTGTTATCAATTTACTGCCTTACAGTTGCCCCATTTGACCTTAGTTGTATCCCCCTTGCTAGCATTAATGAAGGATCAACTTGAGTTTTTGCAAGCCAAGGGAATTGCAGCGGCAAGCATAGACTCAACTCTCAATGCTGAGCAGACTAAGCAAGTTATGATGGACGCGCGGTCGGGCAAGCTAAATATTTTGATGGTATCGGTTGAGCGTTTTAAAAATGAACGCTTTAGGCAGTTTATCCAGTCGGTTGCCATTTCAATGCTGGTTATTGATGAGGCGCACTGTATTTCAGAATGGGGACATAATTTCCGACCGGATTACTTAAAGTTACCCGATTATCGACGGGAGCTTGGGATCCCACTAGTGCTACTTTTAACGGCAACCGCAACCCGTAAGGTGAAGTTGGATATGGCGGCGCGGTTTGATATCGCTCCTAAACACATAGTTCAAACAGGATTCTATCGCCCCAATTTAGATTTATGTGTTATCCCTGTATTAAGCCAAGAAAAAAATGCATTACTGTATAGGCAAGTCCGCCAATATGCAGGAGCGGGTATTGTCTATGTCACTCTTCAACATACGGCAGAACAAGTTGCGGATTTGCTCACACAAGAAGGGATCCTTGCTCGTGCTTATCATGCAGGCTTTGACGATGTAAAACGCCAGCAAGTTCAACATGATTTTATGCAGGATAAAGTGCAAGTGGTGGTCGCGACGATTGCTTTTGGTATGGGGATAGATAAAAGCAATATTCGTTTTGTTATCCATTATGACTTACCTAAATCCATTGAGAATTACAGTCAAGAAATTGGGCGAGCGGGTCGAGACGGTCAACACTCGCACTGCGTGACCTTGGCTAATCTTGATGGAATGAATACAGTCGAAAATTTTGTTTATGGTGACACGCCAGAACGAAGCGGTATTGAGCTCATTATTGAAAATATCAAGCAAGAACAACATCAAGGACGTTGGGAACATCAGTTAAATACGTTATCTAGCATCAGTAATATCCGTCAGTTACCATTAAAAACACTGTTAGTTCAGTTAGAAATACAAGGCGTAATTAAACCGCTTTATGCTTACTATGCTGATGTAACCTATCGCTTCATCAAAGATAAATCAGAAATTTTAAGTGCATTTAATCCAGAGCGGCAGGCATTCTTATCGCAAATTTTTACTCACACACACATGAAGCGGGTTTGGGGTGTTTTAGATGTTGATGCACTTTACAGTGCAACGGGAGCTGAACGCAGTAAAGTATTAACAGCACTGGAATATCTGGCAGATAAACAATGGATTGAACTAGAAACTAAAAAAATTACCGATGTTTATCAAGTGAATAATACAATATTGGCTCAGATCTCCCTTGTAGACAATCTTCACCAATACTTTGTGGAAAAAGAACATAAAGAAATTTTACGTATTGGACAATTAGTGCGTTTTTTCGAATTAGATACGTGTCTGAGCTACAATTTATCTCGTTACTTTGATGACCAAAACACACCACAATATTGCGGCCATTGCAGTGTTTGCCGCGGAAATGTGGCTAAGTTAACGTATTCTGCAGATCCTGTTTGGCCTGATGAGTCACAAATCCGTGCCGATTTATTCGAACTACAAACCCACGTAAAAATGAAAGGTATACTTTCGCTGTCACTCGATACTCAATGCCGATTTCTAGCTGGCATGATGGTTCCTCTTTTTAGTCGACTACAGATCCGTAAACTCAAGGGATTTGGTCGTTGTGAAAAATTAAGATATGCAGAAATAAAACAGAAAGTTACGTCACTACTGGCGGGCTAG